In one Corallococcus silvisoli genomic region, the following are encoded:
- a CDS encoding virginiamycin B lyase family protein: protein MTLGSSSRGLLLLMGLLLAVQARAGQTHVIDLTDAPPYMTPLSLRARVGDTITFKNHGPEMVHSITDDALILFSGDLAVGAEWSYTFKRAGVYPYVCFRHHFMRGAVTVENPDGTTDSPPEFPYHAAFREFVIPTLRAVPRMIIPSRKDDTLWFTEGGGDFYGFENIPANNKLGQVDDQGRIIEFATPTPGSDGSTVGVDSLVMDASGAVWFTERLTNRIGRLDPSGTIREFPLPSPKGYALGIDLDAKGRIWFAERYANRIGFITPDGKVTEVELPGKDSEPRTVYVDRRQRIWYTARTANEIGYYEPARRRFVRLKIPTENARPTGIAETSDGTVWFVEMVGNKLAKVVGDQIIEYALPTRFSAPFKIVADAKDRLWFTEVFGNAIGMMDTRTGKILEYKIPTPDSRPGGITVDRKGRVWFTEQTGNKIGMVVPEELARYPDPVPGPSLGPVQASGREKPWAPSPGGPPAPGDGDGAPRVAPPAGTQGTRGGVPAPGPSPKPEGPQALLGQEDFALPHAGSGPGNELIEDAEGLLWFNQLYGNRIGAFDRRTQRFREYALPSVSSMPSGMAMDRSGQFWIAQFRTNALARLEPRTGHVDEYPLPIDAALPSSVAVDEHDAVWLTLLGANRIARFDRAERRFDLFEMPREGSSPLHLAADRRGGLWISASEEAGNYVARFDTVRHTFEVHAMPTPDSSPIGVLVDDAAVWVAEGGAGKLARLDLGTRRWEEFTVPASDAEPVRLAKDARGRIWLTDGGGLGGVGGNRIAVFDPRTRAFELIPMRIASAKPRGILASADGNIWFTQQNANLLSRIHFRGQ, encoded by the coding sequence GTGACCCTGGGTTCCTCCTCGCGTGGCCTGCTGCTGCTCATGGGCCTGCTCCTCGCGGTGCAGGCTCGCGCTGGCCAGACGCACGTCATCGACCTCACGGATGCGCCGCCGTACATGACGCCGCTGTCGCTGCGTGCCCGGGTGGGCGACACCATCACCTTCAAGAACCACGGGCCGGAGATGGTGCACTCCATCACCGACGATGCCCTCATCCTCTTCTCCGGCGACCTCGCCGTGGGGGCGGAGTGGAGCTACACGTTCAAGCGCGCCGGGGTGTACCCCTACGTCTGCTTCCGCCACCACTTCATGCGCGGAGCCGTGACGGTGGAGAACCCGGACGGCACCACCGACTCGCCTCCCGAGTTCCCCTACCACGCGGCGTTTCGCGAGTTCGTCATCCCGACCCTGCGCGCGGTGCCCCGGATGATCATCCCCAGCCGCAAGGACGACACCTTGTGGTTCACCGAAGGGGGCGGGGACTTCTATGGGTTCGAGAACATCCCCGCCAACAACAAGCTGGGCCAGGTGGATGACCAGGGGCGGATCATCGAGTTCGCCACGCCCACGCCCGGCAGCGACGGCAGCACGGTGGGCGTCGACTCGCTGGTGATGGACGCCTCTGGCGCCGTCTGGTTCACGGAGCGCCTCACCAATCGCATTGGCCGCCTGGACCCCTCGGGCACCATCCGCGAGTTCCCGCTGCCCAGCCCCAAGGGATACGCGCTGGGCATCGACCTGGACGCCAAGGGGCGCATCTGGTTCGCCGAGCGGTACGCGAACCGCATCGGGTTCATCACTCCCGATGGCAAGGTGACGGAGGTGGAGCTGCCCGGCAAGGACTCCGAGCCGCGCACGGTGTACGTCGATCGCCGTCAGCGCATCTGGTACACGGCGCGCACCGCGAACGAGATTGGCTATTACGAGCCGGCGCGCCGCCGCTTCGTGCGGCTGAAGATCCCCACGGAGAACGCGCGTCCCACGGGCATCGCGGAGACGAGCGACGGCACCGTCTGGTTCGTGGAGATGGTGGGCAACAAGCTCGCCAAGGTCGTGGGTGACCAGATCATCGAGTACGCGCTGCCCACGCGCTTCTCCGCGCCGTTCAAGATCGTCGCGGACGCGAAGGACCGGCTCTGGTTCACCGAGGTGTTTGGCAATGCCATCGGGATGATGGACACCCGGACCGGGAAGATCCTCGAGTACAAGATTCCCACCCCGGACAGCCGGCCGGGCGGCATCACCGTGGACCGCAAGGGCCGCGTCTGGTTCACGGAGCAGACGGGCAACAAGATTGGCATGGTGGTGCCGGAGGAGCTGGCCCGCTACCCGGATCCCGTCCCCGGGCCTTCCCTGGGGCCCGTGCAGGCTTCGGGGCGTGAGAAGCCCTGGGCGCCCTCCCCAGGCGGCCCCCCGGCGCCCGGGGATGGAGATGGCGCGCCGCGCGTGGCTCCCCCCGCGGGGACGCAGGGGACTCGCGGTGGGGTGCCTGCTCCGGGGCCCAGCCCCAAGCCAGAGGGCCCCCAGGCGCTCCTGGGCCAGGAGGACTTCGCGCTTCCACACGCTGGAAGTGGCCCGGGCAACGAGCTCATCGAGGACGCGGAGGGGCTGCTCTGGTTCAACCAGCTCTACGGCAACCGCATTGGCGCCTTCGACCGGCGCACGCAGCGCTTCCGCGAGTACGCGCTGCCGAGCGTCTCCAGCATGCCGTCGGGCATGGCGATGGATCGCTCGGGCCAGTTCTGGATCGCCCAGTTCCGCACCAACGCGCTGGCGCGGCTGGAGCCGCGCACGGGCCACGTGGACGAGTATCCCCTGCCCATCGATGCCGCGCTGCCCTCCAGCGTGGCGGTGGACGAGCACGACGCGGTCTGGCTCACGCTGCTGGGGGCCAATCGCATCGCACGCTTCGACAGGGCCGAGCGCCGCTTCGACCTGTTCGAGATGCCGCGCGAAGGCAGCAGCCCGCTCCACCTGGCGGCGGACCGCCGGGGCGGGCTGTGGATCTCCGCCTCGGAGGAGGCCGGGAACTACGTGGCGCGGTTCGACACCGTCCGTCACACCTTCGAGGTCCACGCGATGCCCACCCCGGACAGCTCGCCCATTGGCGTGCTGGTGGACGACGCGGCGGTCTGGGTGGCCGAGGGAGGCGCCGGCAAGCTGGCGCGCCTGGACCTGGGGACCCGGCGCTGGGAGGAGTTCACGGTGCCGGCGAGCGACGCGGAGCCCGTGCGGCTGGCCAAGGATGCGCGCGGTCGCATCTGGCTGACGGATGGCGGCGGCCTGGGGGGCGTGGGCGGCAATCGCATCGCGGTCTTCGATCCGCGGACCCGGGCCTTCGAGCTCATCCCCATGCGCATCGCCAGCGCCAAGCCGCGCGGAATCCTCGCGTCCGCGGACGGAAACATCTGGTTCACGCAGCAGAACGCCAACCTCCTCTCCCGCATTCACTTTCGAGGTCAATGA
- a CDS encoding virginiamycin B lyase family protein, producing the protein MRAVRAWLLAGLGWALGCSASLATQASDLAPAAVARSPESSEPGRAPSAAATDAYVESAVTKVQARLHQLRSSAKRPFSLFAYDVPTPHAVPHIIAIDEKDRVWVTESGGRFARNFIDVPAVNKVARLDQGGTITEWTTGTEGSSPMGILFGPDGDMWVAERLANRISRRSADGTRLVRYDIPTPDAWPTAIVLDSQGNGWVTETMADKLARIDAKTGQVTEVPLPATKTKSTGIAVDRQDRVWVAMRDVGTLGRYDPRTGTFDQFKLPTPDSKPCGLVVDGAGQVWFSMRNAGKIGLIHEDGSIQEFATDNRHGGPFFLAADKRGDIWFSELFSNRVGRFEPKTRTFEYFELPGKDAFPAGIALDSKGNLWFAQQGSNVVGVIVRTDLSYLAGETPGAGPGGKIVNARHEFMELEVPTPQSVPGIVAVDARDTVWFTQMGGGWVSPGFPPGPGGSAIGYYKDGALHELKTPTPESGPTSMSLDPCGDDVWVTLRTANKIARIRDFKITEYAIPLPGALPVGIAVDLDHNVWVALSDANKLARMTPEGEWRFLDMPNPKAEPRTIFVDSANEVWFAQKTGNRIGHLDKDRWTVETWELPTRLGWPLSLMEDADGNIWFAEMRSDKLGMFDRKTKKITEYALPVQSAPFKVNYDKASNAIWVSTVFYNAILRFDLTKKQVVSIYKIPAEGAWMGGLDRDSQGCLWFSEQFANKLGRLCIEGVSSATLGPGATPGTGASAGR; encoded by the coding sequence ATGCGAGCCGTTAGGGCATGGCTGCTGGCCGGGCTGGGCTGGGCCCTGGGGTGCTCCGCGTCGTTGGCGACGCAGGCCTCCGACCTGGCTCCGGCCGCGGTCGCTCGGAGCCCGGAGTCCTCCGAACCGGGGCGCGCGCCCAGCGCCGCCGCCACCGACGCGTATGTGGAGTCCGCGGTGACGAAGGTGCAGGCCCGCCTGCACCAGCTGCGCTCCAGCGCGAAGCGCCCCTTCTCGCTGTTCGCGTATGACGTGCCCACTCCCCACGCGGTGCCGCACATCATCGCCATCGACGAGAAGGACCGCGTCTGGGTGACGGAGAGCGGCGGGCGCTTCGCTCGCAACTTCATCGACGTGCCGGCGGTCAACAAGGTGGCCCGCCTGGACCAGGGGGGCACCATCACCGAGTGGACCACCGGGACCGAAGGCTCCAGTCCCATGGGCATCCTCTTCGGTCCGGATGGAGACATGTGGGTGGCCGAGCGTCTGGCCAACCGCATCTCCCGGCGCAGCGCGGACGGCACCCGGCTGGTGCGCTACGACATCCCCACGCCCGACGCGTGGCCCACCGCCATCGTCCTGGACTCCCAGGGCAATGGCTGGGTGACAGAGACGATGGCGGACAAGCTGGCCCGCATCGACGCGAAGACGGGGCAGGTGACGGAGGTGCCCCTGCCCGCGACGAAGACCAAGTCCACCGGCATCGCCGTGGACCGTCAGGACCGCGTCTGGGTGGCCATGCGCGACGTCGGGACGCTGGGCCGCTACGACCCGCGCACGGGCACGTTCGACCAGTTCAAGCTCCCCACCCCGGACTCCAAGCCGTGCGGCCTGGTGGTGGACGGCGCCGGACAGGTCTGGTTCTCCATGCGGAACGCGGGGAAGATCGGCCTCATCCACGAGGACGGCTCCATCCAGGAGTTCGCCACGGACAACCGCCACGGGGGCCCCTTCTTCCTGGCGGCGGACAAGCGCGGGGACATCTGGTTCAGCGAGCTGTTCTCCAACCGGGTGGGCCGCTTCGAGCCGAAGACGCGCACGTTCGAGTACTTCGAGCTGCCCGGCAAGGACGCGTTCCCGGCCGGCATCGCGCTCGACTCCAAGGGCAACCTCTGGTTCGCGCAGCAGGGCTCCAACGTGGTGGGCGTCATCGTCCGCACGGACCTGTCGTACCTGGCCGGGGAGACGCCCGGAGCGGGGCCGGGTGGGAAGATCGTCAACGCGCGGCATGAGTTCATGGAGCTGGAGGTCCCCACGCCGCAGTCGGTGCCGGGCATCGTCGCGGTGGATGCGCGCGACACCGTCTGGTTCACGCAGATGGGCGGAGGCTGGGTGAGCCCGGGCTTCCCCCCCGGGCCGGGCGGCAGCGCCATCGGGTACTACAAGGATGGCGCCCTGCACGAGCTGAAGACGCCCACGCCTGAATCCGGTCCCACGTCCATGTCGTTGGATCCTTGCGGCGATGACGTCTGGGTCACGCTGCGCACGGCGAACAAGATCGCGCGCATCCGCGACTTCAAAATCACGGAGTACGCCATCCCGCTGCCCGGCGCGCTGCCCGTGGGCATCGCGGTGGACCTGGACCACAACGTGTGGGTGGCGCTGAGCGACGCGAACAAGCTGGCGCGGATGACGCCCGAGGGCGAGTGGCGCTTCCTGGACATGCCCAATCCCAAGGCGGAGCCGCGCACCATCTTCGTCGACAGCGCGAACGAGGTCTGGTTCGCGCAGAAGACGGGCAACCGCATTGGCCATCTGGACAAGGACCGGTGGACGGTGGAGACGTGGGAGCTGCCCACGCGTCTGGGTTGGCCGCTGTCGCTGATGGAGGACGCGGACGGCAACATCTGGTTCGCGGAGATGCGCAGCGACAAGCTGGGCATGTTCGACCGCAAGACGAAGAAGATCACCGAGTACGCGCTGCCCGTTCAGTCCGCGCCGTTCAAGGTGAACTACGACAAGGCGTCCAACGCCATCTGGGTGTCCACGGTCTTCTACAACGCCATCCTGCGCTTCGACCTCACGAAGAAGCAGGTGGTGTCCATCTACAAGATTCCCGCCGAGGGCGCGTGGATGGGAGGGCTGGACCGCGACAGCCAGGGCTGCCTGTGGTTCTCCGAGCAGTTCGCCAACAAGTTGGGGCGGCTGTGCATCGAGGGCGTGTCCAGCGCGACGTTGGGGCCGGGCGCGACGCCGGGCACTGGCGCGTCCGCGGGACGGTAG
- a CDS encoding alpha/beta hydrolase family protein codes for MEPRRFMVFRAAFAGVPFGALEAATRRMDAGQEWTAALLGSAMDLRQLADQASREGRARSAAQAWLWTASTYQAASLGLHLVASGTPWWRSALRLRHRARLAYRRALALQPGLGRAVRLATPRGPVTGYLRLPATGPAPLVVLFNGLDSLCEVELHAFGEPLLARGMAVLALDLPAAFGARPRTPLFEVEAVAPALADWAARQPGLVARGLGALGVSFGGHLVARALAGEPRFVAGVAVSPNAGMDGPLMALERMRRMLSLSFNLRGDAEVEGLASRIHLGGLKAPEGRLLLLHMEQDRLFGPEHAEAFVAWGGSRVELRTWNAEHVGTSRVHEWLPQSVDWLLERIKAADPDVERTTNTWGARK; via the coding sequence ATGGAGCCACGTCGATTCATGGTGTTCCGGGCGGCCTTCGCGGGGGTCCCCTTCGGCGCCCTGGAGGCGGCCACCCGGAGGATGGATGCGGGCCAGGAGTGGACCGCGGCGCTCCTGGGCTCCGCCATGGACCTGCGGCAGCTGGCGGATCAGGCCTCGCGCGAGGGGCGGGCGCGGTCCGCGGCCCAGGCCTGGCTGTGGACGGCGAGCACCTATCAGGCGGCGTCGCTGGGACTCCACCTGGTGGCGTCCGGCACGCCGTGGTGGCGGAGCGCGCTGCGGCTGCGCCACCGGGCGCGGCTGGCGTACCGGCGGGCGCTCGCGCTGCAGCCGGGGCTGGGCCGCGCGGTGCGGCTCGCCACGCCACGGGGACCGGTGACGGGCTACCTGCGCCTGCCGGCGACGGGACCGGCGCCGCTGGTGGTCCTGTTCAACGGGTTGGACTCGCTGTGCGAGGTGGAGCTGCATGCCTTTGGAGAGCCGCTGCTGGCCCGGGGGATGGCGGTGCTGGCCTTGGACCTGCCAGCGGCGTTCGGCGCCCGGCCCCGGACACCCTTGTTCGAGGTGGAGGCGGTGGCGCCCGCGCTCGCGGACTGGGCCGCGCGGCAGCCCGGGTTGGTGGCGCGTGGGCTGGGTGCCCTGGGGGTGAGCTTCGGAGGGCACCTGGTGGCGCGTGCGCTGGCGGGCGAGCCGCGCTTCGTGGCGGGCGTGGCGGTGTCACCCAACGCTGGCATGGATGGACCGCTCATGGCGCTGGAGCGCATGCGCCGGATGCTGTCGCTGTCGTTCAACCTCCGGGGCGATGCGGAGGTGGAGGGCTTGGCCTCGCGCATCCACCTGGGGGGACTGAAGGCGCCGGAGGGACGGCTGCTGTTGTTGCACATGGAGCAGGACCGCCTGTTCGGCCCGGAGCACGCGGAGGCCTTCGTGGCGTGGGGAGGCTCGCGCGTGGAGCTGCGCACCTGGAACGCGGAGCACGTGGGCACGAGCCGCGTCCACGAGTGGCTTCCGCAGTCGGTGGATTGGCTCCTCGAGCGCATCAAGGCAGCGGACCCGGACGTGGAGAGGACGACGAACACATGGGGGGCACGGAAATGA
- a CDS encoding SRPBCC family protein → METFSVGIRIARDARTVLDAFWRLESWPEVAPHVLKIDMLYADAQTQVLKMTVRSRGRTDVFKTMRVLQGDCIFYYQPEPPPFLRRHYGWWEVASEQDATIITSRHEVDLHLDVATRYLTETGAALTGPDDVRAQMLELIRNNSLQTMLGLKRRMENLEEVAHASR, encoded by the coding sequence ATGGAAACGTTTTCCGTGGGCATCCGCATCGCCCGTGACGCGCGCACCGTGCTCGACGCCTTCTGGCGGTTGGAGTCCTGGCCGGAGGTGGCGCCGCACGTGCTGAAGATCGACATGCTCTACGCCGACGCGCAGACGCAGGTGTTGAAGATGACCGTCCGGAGCCGGGGCCGCACGGATGTCTTCAAGACGATGCGGGTCCTCCAGGGGGACTGCATCTTCTATTACCAGCCGGAGCCGCCGCCGTTCCTGCGCCGGCACTACGGCTGGTGGGAGGTGGCGAGCGAGCAGGACGCCACCATCATCACCAGCCGCCATGAGGTGGACCTCCACCTGGACGTGGCCACCCGCTACCTGACGGAGACGGGGGCGGCGCTCACCGGGCCGGACGACGTCCGCGCCCAGATGCTGGAGCTCATCCGCAACAACAGCCTGCAGACGATGCTGGGCCTCAAGCGGCGCATGGAGAACCTGGAGGAGGTGGCCCATGCGAGCCGTTAG
- a CDS encoding acyl carrier protein, protein MALPTPDVIETIFQSLHSLGHPPGTVKPSTHLQEELGIDSLETVELSAVVCQRLGLPSRVAADVRNVHTVEELAARITPLLAEGNGDTGASP, encoded by the coding sequence ATGGCGCTCCCAACCCCTGATGTGATCGAAACCATCTTCCAGTCCCTCCACTCGCTCGGGCACCCGCCCGGCACCGTGAAGCCTTCCACCCATCTCCAGGAGGAGCTGGGCATCGACTCGCTGGAGACCGTGGAGTTGTCCGCGGTCGTCTGCCAGCGGCTGGGATTGCCGTCGCGGGTGGCCGCGGACGTGCGCAACGTCCATACGGTCGAGGAGCTCGCGGCGCGCATCACGCCGCTGCTGGCGGAAGGCAATGGCGACACGGGGGCCTCGCCGTGA
- a CDS encoding cyclase family protein, translated as MSGFARLVDLSAPFGPNPGERVPVVLERLPHEAGGAHLASLVGMDPQRLEGGRAWASERITAITHAGTHMDAPFHYAPRVNGVPARTIDEMPLEWFWSEGCCVDVEAGPADALVTPEELLDWEERQGHLIVEGDIVLFHTGAGAFFGQEGYSDRGRGLSADLVRLLVARGVRVFGTDAWSIDPAYGVMRRRMEEQGADTVWAAHFVGREAEFCVMEKLCNLERLPAAGFRVACFPIKVHRGSGGWVRPVAFLDPEVAS; from the coding sequence ATGAGCGGCTTCGCGCGGCTGGTGGACTTGAGCGCGCCCTTCGGCCCCAATCCGGGCGAGCGCGTGCCGGTGGTGCTGGAGCGGCTGCCACACGAGGCGGGGGGCGCCCATCTGGCGAGCCTCGTGGGCATGGATCCCCAGCGGTTGGAGGGGGGACGCGCCTGGGCGAGCGAACGCATCACCGCCATCACCCACGCGGGGACGCACATGGACGCGCCGTTCCACTACGCGCCCAGGGTGAACGGGGTGCCCGCGCGCACCATCGACGAGATGCCGCTGGAGTGGTTCTGGAGCGAGGGGTGCTGCGTCGACGTGGAGGCGGGGCCCGCTGACGCGCTGGTGACGCCCGAGGAGCTGCTGGACTGGGAGGAGCGCCAGGGCCACCTGATTGTCGAGGGAGACATCGTCCTGTTCCACACCGGCGCCGGGGCCTTCTTCGGGCAGGAGGGGTATTCGGACCGGGGCCGGGGGCTGTCCGCGGACCTGGTCCGGCTGCTGGTCGCGCGAGGCGTGCGCGTGTTCGGCACCGACGCGTGGAGCATCGACCCCGCGTATGGCGTCATGCGCCGGCGGATGGAGGAGCAGGGGGCGGACACCGTGTGGGCGGCGCACTTCGTGGGCCGCGAGGCGGAGTTCTGCGTGATGGAGAAGCTGTGCAACCTGGAGCGCCTGCCCGCGGCGGGCTTCCGGGTCGCGTGCTTTCCCATCAAGGTCCACCGGGGCAGCGGAGGCTGGGTCCGCCCGGTGGCCTTCCTCGACCCGGAAGTGGCGTCATGA
- a CDS encoding virginiamycin B lyase family protein, whose product MKRGGWTWTAALLALAVGCKQGTSEPTPEAPAGMPTPYFQEFALDHPGSGPAIVAVDEQDAVWVALAKTGKLARFSNGSLELFPFGPESRPVGVAVGAPGTAHEASVWVAASYDNKLIRFDRTTREKKEFPLEGKNTWPFNVALGPDGSVWFTQRFAGQVGRLDPASGSVRNYPLPNRQSGPAGLAVDARSGRVWFTEGFTDTVGSLDPATGAIREWRLGTESTGVVSGPAGLAVDAQGGVWFAKLEGRLGYLAPDAQTPRIIEVPAEARRPAGIAVSPSGGVWTLALDGNLALRYRPSTGAFTSFPMPTGAPDLEPGVPPTARSSRPFGLGFDKQGNLWFSEQYAGKLGVLDLAPPSIQVLSPAGVAEGGRTMLSVRITDRVSGVRDTEYRIDGVPVTPVQGFLELVSLTPGPHILSVQATDGAGQRASVESRFEYRPGRLALQYALSRLRPVDLEGQQVRDRLVTEAERLGEQDVRDGLTRIRRTLGEEAARFHPFPLSAYQGLVDFIANTSAGDVEVRVLDTPPYFDRRELVLRPGDSVRWRYDSPNTGHTVSTATHALTVEGGGQLLSSGLLKSGDRFTFKFERPGQYVVKAPESPDAVLAVKVGEP is encoded by the coding sequence ATGAAGCGTGGAGGATGGACGTGGACGGCGGCGCTGCTGGCGCTGGCGGTGGGTTGCAAGCAGGGCACCTCGGAGCCGACGCCGGAGGCCCCCGCGGGGATGCCCACTCCCTACTTCCAGGAGTTCGCGCTGGATCATCCCGGCAGCGGTCCCGCCATCGTCGCGGTGGACGAGCAGGACGCGGTGTGGGTGGCGCTGGCGAAGACGGGCAAGCTGGCGCGCTTCTCCAACGGCTCGCTGGAGCTCTTCCCGTTCGGTCCAGAGAGCCGGCCGGTGGGGGTGGCCGTGGGTGCGCCGGGGACGGCGCACGAGGCCTCCGTGTGGGTGGCCGCCAGCTACGACAACAAGCTCATCCGCTTCGACCGGACCACGCGCGAGAAGAAGGAGTTCCCCCTGGAGGGCAAGAACACCTGGCCCTTCAACGTGGCGCTGGGGCCGGACGGGTCGGTGTGGTTCACCCAGCGCTTCGCGGGGCAGGTGGGCCGGTTGGATCCCGCGTCCGGGAGCGTCCGGAACTATCCGCTGCCCAACCGGCAGTCGGGCCCCGCGGGGCTGGCGGTCGACGCGCGCAGCGGCCGGGTCTGGTTCACGGAGGGCTTCACCGACACCGTGGGCAGCTTGGATCCCGCGACGGGGGCGATCCGGGAGTGGCGCCTGGGCACGGAGAGCACGGGCGTCGTCAGCGGACCGGCGGGATTGGCGGTGGATGCGCAAGGCGGCGTCTGGTTCGCCAAGCTGGAGGGCCGCCTGGGCTATCTGGCTCCGGACGCGCAGACGCCGCGGATCATCGAAGTGCCCGCGGAGGCGCGGCGCCCCGCTGGCATCGCCGTGTCGCCGTCCGGTGGCGTGTGGACGCTGGCGCTGGATGGGAACCTGGCGCTGCGCTACCGGCCGTCCACCGGGGCCTTCACGTCATTCCCGATGCCCACGGGCGCGCCCGACCTGGAGCCCGGGGTGCCGCCCACCGCGCGCAGCTCCCGGCCCTTCGGTCTGGGCTTCGACAAGCAGGGCAATCTCTGGTTCTCCGAGCAGTACGCCGGGAAGCTGGGCGTGCTGGACCTGGCGCCCCCGTCCATCCAGGTGCTCTCTCCCGCGGGGGTCGCGGAGGGAGGCCGGACGATGCTGTCGGTGCGCATCACCGACCGCGTCTCCGGGGTGCGCGACACCGAGTACCGCATCGACGGCGTGCCGGTGACGCCCGTGCAAGGGTTCCTGGAGCTGGTATCGCTCACGCCGGGGCCCCACATCCTCAGCGTGCAGGCGACGGATGGCGCGGGGCAGCGCGCCTCGGTCGAGTCCCGCTTCGAGTACCGGCCAGGACGGCTCGCGCTCCAGTACGCGCTGTCCCGCCTGCGGCCCGTCGACCTGGAGGGGCAGCAGGTGCGGGACCGGCTCGTGACGGAGGCGGAGCGGCTTGGGGAGCAGGACGTGCGCGACGGGCTGACGCGCATCCGTCGCACGCTGGGGGAGGAGGCGGCCCGCTTCCATCCGTTCCCTCTGTCCGCGTACCAGGGGCTGGTCGACTTCATCGCGAACACCTCCGCTGGCGACGTGGAGGTGCGCGTGCTCGACACCCCTCCGTACTTCGACCGCAGGGAGCTGGTGCTGCGCCCCGGAGACAGCGTGCGGTGGCGGTATGACTCGCCCAACACCGGGCACACGGTGTCCACCGCCACGCACGCGCTGACGGTCGAGGGCGGAGGCCAGTTGCTGTCCTCGGGGCTCCTCAAGTCCGGAGACCGGTTCACGTTCAAGTTCGAGCGGCCCGGGCAGTACGTGGTCAAGGCGCCGGAGTCGCCGGACGCGGTGCTGGCGGTGAAGGTGGGCGAGCCATGA
- a CDS encoding beta-ketoacyl synthase N-terminal-like domain-containing protein, with amino-acid sequence MRSHHRFDPERDRLVSEQDLAAGANLPPREFRKMDRFSLLTLAAVQPLLAPLSAEERTACGLFVGNMLAGWTFTEPQIRTLHTQGAGAVSPYLATAWFPAAAQGHTTIALGMQGIAKTVTTDRCSGGQAIGMAYHRLRHGASGSLMLAGGAEAPVTPLVLTALGDDERPAPLAEASAFLLLRKGAAPVGAPVIGAHASFRLTTAVNAEARLRGFLDRHVRDRPLEAVVCDAPPWSGTERVLHGLLRRTRGEGLRLFDVCRTVGDALGAGSALAAALACELLQSLSPGRSVLVLSLGHQCVDLLWLYT; translated from the coding sequence GTGCGAAGCCATCACCGCTTCGACCCGGAGCGGGATCGCCTGGTTTCTGAGCAGGACCTCGCGGCGGGAGCGAACCTCCCGCCGCGGGAGTTCCGCAAGATGGACCGCTTCTCGCTGCTCACGCTGGCCGCCGTGCAGCCGTTGCTCGCGCCGCTGTCCGCCGAGGAGCGGACGGCGTGCGGACTCTTCGTGGGCAACATGCTGGCGGGCTGGACCTTCACCGAACCGCAGATCCGCACGTTGCACACCCAGGGCGCCGGGGCCGTGAGCCCCTATCTGGCCACCGCCTGGTTTCCCGCCGCCGCCCAGGGACACACCACCATCGCGCTGGGGATGCAGGGCATCGCCAAGACGGTGACCACGGACCGGTGCTCCGGTGGGCAGGCCATTGGGATGGCCTATCACCGGCTTCGCCACGGCGCGTCCGGCTCACTGATGCTGGCGGGGGGCGCGGAGGCGCCCGTGACCCCGCTGGTCCTGACCGCGCTCGGTGATGACGAGCGGCCGGCCCCGCTCGCGGAGGCGTCCGCGTTCCTGTTGCTGCGCAAGGGGGCCGCCCCGGTGGGCGCGCCTGTCATTGGCGCTCATGCGAGCTTCCGGCTCACCACGGCGGTCAACGCCGAGGCGCGGCTGCGCGGGTTCCTGGACCGGCACGTCCGGGACCGGCCGCTCGAAGCGGTGGTGTGTGACGCCCCTCCCTGGAGCGGGACCGAGCGGGTCCTGCATGGGCTCCTCCGGCGCACCCGCGGAGAGGGCCTCCGCCTGTTCGACGTGTGCCGCACGGTGGGCGACGCGCTGGGGGCTGGCAGCGCGCTCGCGGCGGCGCTCGCCTGCGAGCTCCTTCAATCCCTTTCCCCAGGCCGGTCGGTGCTTGTCCTGTCGTTGGGACATCAGTGCGTCGACCTGCTGTGGCTCTACACCTGA